A stretch of Lepisosteus oculatus isolate fLepOcu1 chromosome 11, fLepOcu1.hap2, whole genome shotgun sequence DNA encodes these proteins:
- the cxcl14 gene encoding C-X-C motif chemokine 14: MNRCTAALLLLVFAVYFLNVEAYKCKCTRKGPKIHYKDVQKLEIKPKHPFCQEKMIFVTMENVSRFKGQEYCLHPRLQSTKNLVKWYKIWKDKHRVYEA, translated from the exons ATCGCTGTACAGCTGCGTTGCTCCTGTTGGTCTTCGCCGTTTACTTTCTCAACGtggaag CCTACAAGTGCAAGTGCACAAGGAAGGGCCCGAAGATCCACTACAAGGATGTCCAGAAGCTGGAGATTAAACCCAAACACCCCTTCTGCCAGGAGAAGATGATCTT TGTGACCATGGAGAACGTGTCTCGCTTCAAAGGCCAGGAGTACTGCCTGCACCCCAGACTGCAGAGCACCAAGAATCTGGTCAAGTGGTACAAGATCTGGAAGGACAAGCACAG GGTTTATGAAGCTTAA